One stretch of Anguilla anguilla isolate fAngAng1 chromosome 5, fAngAng1.pri, whole genome shotgun sequence DNA includes these proteins:
- the LOC118228009 gene encoding kelch-like protein 25 isoform X1, translating to MQTPPQLLSACAWVNSFCRLRKSATGEPPEAPETMSVSVHENRKSRTSTDSMNISLFHKPSHPDSVLTHLNTLRKQCMFTDVTLWAGDRSFPCHRAVLAACSRYFEAMFSVGLRECLDDEVNFRDSVHPEVLELLLDFAYSSRLVINEENAESLLEAGDMLQFHDIRDAAAEFLEKNLHASNCLGMMLLSDAHQCKRLYELSWRMCLLHFESVRDTEDFYGLSKDKLLDLILSDELEIEDEQLVFGAVMRWVRYDLDGRRDHLAELLQGVRLALLPSECLIEAVACEELVASDRRSMQVVEEAMQCKKRILQNDGVVTSPCARPRKSGHTLLILGGQTFMCDKIYQVDHKAKEIIPKSDLPSPRKEFSACAIGCKVYVTGGRGSENGVSKDVWIYDTVHEEWSKGAPMLIARFGHGSTELENCLYVVGGHTAIAGVFPASPSVSLKQVERYDPLVNKWTMVAPLRDGVSNAAVVSAKLKLFVFGGTTIHRDKASKVQCYDPLENRWAIAAECPQPWRYTAAAVLGSQIFIMGGDTEFTAASAYRFDCETNLWSRVGDMTSKRMSCHAVASGNKLYVVGGYFGTQRCKTLDCYDPTSDSWNSITTVPYSLIPTAFVSTWKHLPA from the exons ATGCAGACTCCCCCTCAGCTCCTCAGTGCCTGTGCCTGGGTCAACAGTTTTTGTCGGC TCAGGAAATCGGCCACAGGTGAACCCCCGGAGGCCCCTGAAACGATGTCCGTCAGCGTCCATGAAAACCGCAAGTCCCGCACCAGCACGGACTCCATGAACATATCGCTGTTCCACAAGCCGTCTCACCCCGACAGCGTGCTCACGCACCTCAACACGCTGCGCAAGCAGTGCATGTTCACGGACGTGACGCTGTGGGCGGGGGACCGCTCCTTCCCCTGCCACCGGGCCGTGCTGGCCGCCTGCAGCCGCTACTTCGAGGCCATGTTCAGCGTGGGCCTGCGCGAGTGCCTGGACGACGAGGTCAACTTCCGCGACTCGGTCCACCCCGaggtgctggagctgctgctggactTCGCCTACTCCTCCCGCCTGGTCATCAACGAGGAGAACGCAGAGTCGCTGCTGGAGGCCGGCGACATGCTCCAGTTCCACGACATCCGCGACGCGGCCGCCGAGTTCCTGGAGAAGAACCTGCACGCCTCCAACTGCCTGGGCATGATGCTGCTGTCAGACGCGCACCAGTGCAAGCGGCTCTACGAGCTCTCCTGGAGGATGTGCCTGCTGCACTTCGAGTCGGTCAGGGACACCGAGGACTTCTACGGCCTCTCCAAGGACAAGCTCCTGGACCTGATCCTCAGCGACGAGCTGGAGATCGAGGACGAGCAGCTGGTCTTCGGCGCAGTGATGCGCTGGGTGCGGTACGACCTGGACGGGCGCAGGGACCACCTCGCGGAGCTGCTGCAGGGGGTACGCCTGGCGCTGCTACCCTCCGAATGCCTCATCGAGGCGGTGGCCTGTGAGGAGCTGGTGGCCTCAGACAGGCGCAGCATGCAAGTGGTGGAGGAGGCCATGCAGTGCAAGAAGAGGATCCTGCAGAATGACGGGGTGGTCACCAGCCCCTGCGCCCGGCCGCGCAAGTCCGGCCACACGCTCCTCATCCTGGGGGGCCAGACCTTCATGTGCGACAAGATCTACCAGGTGGACCACAAAGCCAAGGAGATCATCCCCAAATCGGACCTGCCCAGCCCGAGGAAGGAGTTCAGCGCCTGCGCCATCGGGTGCAAGGTGTACgtgacgggggggcgggggtcagaGAACGGGGTCTCGAAGGACGTTTGGATATACGACACGGTTCACGAAGAGTGGTCCAAAGGCGCCCCCATGCTGATCGCTCGTTTCGGCCACGGCTCCACGGAGCTGGAGAACTGCCTCTATGTGGTGGGCGGCCACACGGCCATCGCGGGCGTTTTCCCAGCATCCCCTTCAGTGTCGCTCAAGCAGGTGGAGCGCTACGATCCCCTCGTCAACAAGTGGACCATGGTGGCCCCCCTCAGGGACGGTGTCAGCAACGCGGCCGTGGTCAGTGCCAAGCTGAAGCTCTTCGTCTTTGGCGGGACCACCATCCACAGGGACAAGGCCTCCAAGGTCCAGTGCTACGACCCACTGGAGAACCGCTGGGCCATTGCAGCCGAGTGCCCCCAGCCCTGGCGCTACACGGCCGCCGCCGTCCTGGGCAGCCAGATCTTCATCATGGGCGGGGACACAGAGTTCACGGCCGCGTCGGCCTACCGCTTCGACTGCGAGACCAACCTGTGGAGTCGCGTTGGGGACATGACCTCCAAGCGCATGAGCTGCCACGCGGTGGCTTCGGGGAACAAACTCTACGTGGTCGGGGGTTACTTCGGAACTCAGAGGTGCAAGACCTTGGATTGTTACGATCCTACCTCCGATAGCTGGAACAGCATAACGACTGTGCCTTATTCTCTCATTCCCACGGCATTTGTCAGCACTTGGAAGCATCTTCCTGCCTAA
- the LOC118228009 gene encoding kelch-like protein 25 isoform X2, with the protein MSVSVHENRKSRTSTDSMNISLFHKPSHPDSVLTHLNTLRKQCMFTDVTLWAGDRSFPCHRAVLAACSRYFEAMFSVGLRECLDDEVNFRDSVHPEVLELLLDFAYSSRLVINEENAESLLEAGDMLQFHDIRDAAAEFLEKNLHASNCLGMMLLSDAHQCKRLYELSWRMCLLHFESVRDTEDFYGLSKDKLLDLILSDELEIEDEQLVFGAVMRWVRYDLDGRRDHLAELLQGVRLALLPSECLIEAVACEELVASDRRSMQVVEEAMQCKKRILQNDGVVTSPCARPRKSGHTLLILGGQTFMCDKIYQVDHKAKEIIPKSDLPSPRKEFSACAIGCKVYVTGGRGSENGVSKDVWIYDTVHEEWSKGAPMLIARFGHGSTELENCLYVVGGHTAIAGVFPASPSVSLKQVERYDPLVNKWTMVAPLRDGVSNAAVVSAKLKLFVFGGTTIHRDKASKVQCYDPLENRWAIAAECPQPWRYTAAAVLGSQIFIMGGDTEFTAASAYRFDCETNLWSRVGDMTSKRMSCHAVASGNKLYVVGGYFGTQRCKTLDCYDPTSDSWNSITTVPYSLIPTAFVSTWKHLPA; encoded by the coding sequence ATGTCCGTCAGCGTCCATGAAAACCGCAAGTCCCGCACCAGCACGGACTCCATGAACATATCGCTGTTCCACAAGCCGTCTCACCCCGACAGCGTGCTCACGCACCTCAACACGCTGCGCAAGCAGTGCATGTTCACGGACGTGACGCTGTGGGCGGGGGACCGCTCCTTCCCCTGCCACCGGGCCGTGCTGGCCGCCTGCAGCCGCTACTTCGAGGCCATGTTCAGCGTGGGCCTGCGCGAGTGCCTGGACGACGAGGTCAACTTCCGCGACTCGGTCCACCCCGaggtgctggagctgctgctggactTCGCCTACTCCTCCCGCCTGGTCATCAACGAGGAGAACGCAGAGTCGCTGCTGGAGGCCGGCGACATGCTCCAGTTCCACGACATCCGCGACGCGGCCGCCGAGTTCCTGGAGAAGAACCTGCACGCCTCCAACTGCCTGGGCATGATGCTGCTGTCAGACGCGCACCAGTGCAAGCGGCTCTACGAGCTCTCCTGGAGGATGTGCCTGCTGCACTTCGAGTCGGTCAGGGACACCGAGGACTTCTACGGCCTCTCCAAGGACAAGCTCCTGGACCTGATCCTCAGCGACGAGCTGGAGATCGAGGACGAGCAGCTGGTCTTCGGCGCAGTGATGCGCTGGGTGCGGTACGACCTGGACGGGCGCAGGGACCACCTCGCGGAGCTGCTGCAGGGGGTACGCCTGGCGCTGCTACCCTCCGAATGCCTCATCGAGGCGGTGGCCTGTGAGGAGCTGGTGGCCTCAGACAGGCGCAGCATGCAAGTGGTGGAGGAGGCCATGCAGTGCAAGAAGAGGATCCTGCAGAATGACGGGGTGGTCACCAGCCCCTGCGCCCGGCCGCGCAAGTCCGGCCACACGCTCCTCATCCTGGGGGGCCAGACCTTCATGTGCGACAAGATCTACCAGGTGGACCACAAAGCCAAGGAGATCATCCCCAAATCGGACCTGCCCAGCCCGAGGAAGGAGTTCAGCGCCTGCGCCATCGGGTGCAAGGTGTACgtgacgggggggcgggggtcagaGAACGGGGTCTCGAAGGACGTTTGGATATACGACACGGTTCACGAAGAGTGGTCCAAAGGCGCCCCCATGCTGATCGCTCGTTTCGGCCACGGCTCCACGGAGCTGGAGAACTGCCTCTATGTGGTGGGCGGCCACACGGCCATCGCGGGCGTTTTCCCAGCATCCCCTTCAGTGTCGCTCAAGCAGGTGGAGCGCTACGATCCCCTCGTCAACAAGTGGACCATGGTGGCCCCCCTCAGGGACGGTGTCAGCAACGCGGCCGTGGTCAGTGCCAAGCTGAAGCTCTTCGTCTTTGGCGGGACCACCATCCACAGGGACAAGGCCTCCAAGGTCCAGTGCTACGACCCACTGGAGAACCGCTGGGCCATTGCAGCCGAGTGCCCCCAGCCCTGGCGCTACACGGCCGCCGCCGTCCTGGGCAGCCAGATCTTCATCATGGGCGGGGACACAGAGTTCACGGCCGCGTCGGCCTACCGCTTCGACTGCGAGACCAACCTGTGGAGTCGCGTTGGGGACATGACCTCCAAGCGCATGAGCTGCCACGCGGTGGCTTCGGGGAACAAACTCTACGTGGTCGGGGGTTACTTCGGAACTCAGAGGTGCAAGACCTTGGATTGTTACGATCCTACCTCCGATAGCTGGAACAGCATAACGACTGTGCCTTATTCTCTCATTCCCACGGCATTTGTCAGCACTTGGAAGCATCTTCCTGCCTAA